From Serinicoccus profundi, the proteins below share one genomic window:
- a CDS encoding long-chain-fatty-acid--CoA ligase: MTRASANLAHNLATTAQDHPDARAVILDDMVLTYADVEQSARQLAGWLRAQGIGEGDRVALMLPNVPAFPVLYYATLRLGAVVVPMNPLFKKREIQFYLEDSGASLLAAMPGDDAVAAAEATGTQLLTVGPEGLSAYVHGAEATDPVEEIVERAADDTAVILYTSGTTGRPKGAELTCDNLQTNQLATTETLLHLDSSDVVMGCLPLFHVFGMTCGMNTAFATGAALTMIPRFDPAKALQVIERDKVTVFEGVPTMYGAMLAAARAAEQAPDLSTLRTAVSGGASLPLELMKTFEDTFGATILEGYGLSETSPVASFNHPDVERKAGSIGIPIRGVELKLAGPDGAEVGSSTADDPQIGEICIRGENIMKGYWQRPDATAEAIDDDGWFHSGDLARRDEDGYYFIVDRKKDMIIRGGLNIYPREIEELLYEHPAVAEAAVVGVPHEELGEEVAAHVVLAPDARATEEELIQHVKDQVAPYKYPRTVTLIEELPKGATGKILKRELRGD, encoded by the coding sequence ATGACCCGAGCCAGCGCCAACCTTGCCCACAACCTCGCCACCACGGCGCAGGATCACCCCGACGCGCGGGCGGTGATCCTCGACGACATGGTGCTGACGTATGCCGACGTCGAGCAGTCCGCACGTCAGCTGGCCGGGTGGCTGCGTGCGCAGGGGATCGGCGAGGGCGACCGGGTGGCGCTCATGCTCCCCAACGTCCCCGCCTTCCCTGTCCTCTACTACGCGACGCTGCGGCTCGGGGCCGTCGTGGTCCCGATGAACCCGCTGTTCAAGAAGCGCGAGATCCAGTTCTACCTCGAGGACTCCGGCGCCTCGCTGCTCGCCGCGATGCCCGGCGACGACGCGGTCGCCGCTGCGGAGGCGACCGGCACCCAGCTGCTCACGGTGGGCCCGGAGGGGCTGAGCGCCTACGTCCACGGTGCGGAGGCGACCGACCCGGTGGAGGAGATCGTGGAGCGCGCCGCCGACGACACGGCCGTCATCCTCTACACCTCCGGCACCACGGGCCGACCCAAGGGCGCCGAGCTGACCTGCGACAACCTGCAGACCAACCAGCTCGCGACGACCGAGACCCTGCTGCACCTCGACTCCTCCGACGTCGTCATGGGCTGCCTGCCGCTCTTCCACGTCTTCGGCATGACGTGCGGCATGAACACCGCCTTCGCGACCGGCGCCGCGCTGACGATGATCCCGCGCTTCGACCCGGCCAAGGCGCTGCAGGTCATCGAGCGCGACAAGGTCACCGTCTTCGAGGGGGTGCCGACGATGTATGGCGCGATGCTGGCCGCCGCGCGCGCCGCCGAGCAGGCGCCGGACCTGTCGACGCTGCGCACCGCCGTGTCGGGCGGGGCCAGCCTGCCGCTGGAGCTGATGAAGACGTTCGAGGACACCTTCGGGGCGACCATCCTCGAGGGGTACGGCCTCTCCGAGACCTCCCCCGTCGCCTCCTTTAACCACCCGGACGTCGAGCGTAAGGCCGGCTCGATCGGCATACCGATCCGTGGGGTGGAGCTGAAGCTGGCCGGGCCCGACGGCGCCGAGGTCGGCTCCAGCACGGCGGACGACCCGCAGATCGGTGAGATCTGCATCCGCGGCGAGAACATCATGAAGGGCTACTGGCAGCGCCCGGACGCGACCGCCGAGGCGATCGACGACGACGGCTGGTTCCACTCCGGGGACCTCGCGCGGCGCGACGAGGACGGCTACTACTTCATCGTCGACCGCAAGAAGGACATGATCATCCGCGGCGGGCTCAACATCTACCCGCGGGAGATCGAGGAGCTGCTCTACGAGCACCCGGCGGTCGCCGAGGCCGCGGTCGTCGGGGTGCCGCACGAGGAGCTCGGCGAGGAGGTCGCGGCCCACGTCGTGCTCGCCCCCGACGCCCGCGCCACGGAGGAGGAGCTGATCCAGCACGTCAAGGACCAGGTCGCGCCCTACAAGTACCCGCGCACCGTGACCCTCATCGAGGAGCTGCCCAAGGGCGCGACCGGCAAGATCCTCAAGCGGGAGCTACGTGGTGACTGA
- a CDS encoding LacI family DNA-binding transcriptional regulator — translation MVQGTGRRPTIYSVADRAGVSIATVSRVLRRPGEVRAATRDKVLAVVDELGYVPDGAARSLAVKSHEAHGLVLPELGGPYYADLLTGYEQGAAEGGASVVVLLTEGKDDVDLLVRRLAGRVDGMVLMGAVPVSPGTVAAVRAKLPVLGLANSHEESVESFSTENLRSAQALTTHLIEVHGRRALRFVGSPEFADDVQERYAGFVAAHEAAGLAAAEPVPATFREDGGPRVVSLLVDGGPEADGVVCANDELALSVMRGLLAAGVRVPEQMSVTGWDDVMAARYVTPGLTTVSQPVRELGREVAVRMRALLEDRDSAPEQHVLPTRPVIRQSCGCS, via the coding sequence ATGGTGCAGGGCACGGGGAGACGCCCGACGATCTACTCCGTCGCCGATCGCGCAGGGGTCTCCATCGCGACGGTCTCGCGGGTGCTGCGGCGTCCCGGGGAGGTGCGCGCCGCCACCCGCGACAAGGTGCTGGCCGTCGTCGACGAGCTGGGCTACGTGCCGGACGGCGCCGCACGCTCGCTCGCGGTCAAGTCGCACGAGGCGCACGGCCTGGTGCTCCCGGAGCTGGGCGGGCCCTACTACGCCGACCTGCTCACGGGGTATGAGCAGGGGGCGGCCGAGGGGGGCGCGAGCGTCGTCGTGCTCCTCACCGAGGGCAAGGACGACGTCGACCTGCTCGTGCGCCGACTGGCCGGCCGGGTGGACGGCATGGTGCTCATGGGTGCGGTGCCCGTGTCGCCCGGCACCGTCGCCGCGGTGCGGGCCAAGCTGCCCGTGCTGGGGCTGGCCAACAGCCACGAGGAGTCGGTCGAGAGCTTCAGCACCGAGAACCTCCGGAGTGCCCAGGCGCTGACCACCCACCTCATCGAGGTCCACGGGCGGCGGGCGCTGCGCTTCGTGGGGTCACCGGAGTTCGCCGACGACGTGCAGGAGAGGTATGCCGGTTTCGTCGCCGCGCACGAGGCGGCCGGTCTCGCGGCGGCCGAGCCGGTGCCCGCGACCTTCCGCGAGGACGGCGGCCCCCGGGTGGTGTCCCTGCTCGTCGACGGCGGCCCGGAGGCGGACGGGGTGGTCTGCGCCAACGACGAGCTCGCCCTGTCGGTGATGCGCGGGCTCCTCGCGGCCGGGGTCAGGGTGCCCGAGCAGATGAGCGTGACCGGCTGGGACGACGTCATGGCTGCGCGCTACGTCACGCCGGGCCTGACCACGGTGAGCCAGCCGGTCCGTGAGCTCGGCCGGGAGGTCGCGGTGCGGATGCGGGCCCTGCTGGAGGACCGTGACTCGGCCCCCGAGCAGCACGTCCTCCCCACGCGGCCGGTCATCCGGCAGTCCTGCGGCTGTTCCTGA
- a CDS encoding extracellular solute-binding protein: MRRSTLLVALTTTTALALTGCGRDDGGSAGEAAPQTGEAVSTEGLSGELDVWAMGAEGEALPDLVAGFEEAYPEVTVNVTPVPWDSAHDKFVNSISAGTTPDVAMIGTTWMGEFAGMDALDPTPGSIDTTKFFEGAQGTTEVEGTSYGVPWYVETRMVYYRSDIAAAAGFEEVPTDQAGFKEMAAALQEQDGVDWGISLQPGQTGSWQTVVPFAWSGGAEIATEDAYTLDTPETVAAVDYFGSFFTDEIADANPPEGQTEATFTDGSVPMFISGPWMMSIVEDFAAEAGEDSFGEMYDVAPVPAADGGESSSFIGGSNLGVFADTENRDAAWALVDWLTQPETQVEWYDMTSALPSVQSAWEDPALTEDAKLAKFGEELTTAQAPPSFPTWEQVAAAFDAEMEKVAKQGLSGEEALQAAQQQADSIGTGQ, from the coding sequence ATGCGACGTTCCACCCTGCTGGTCGCCCTGACGACCACCACCGCCCTCGCCCTGACCGGCTGCGGTCGCGACGACGGCGGCTCGGCCGGTGAGGCCGCCCCGCAGACCGGGGAGGCGGTCTCGACCGAGGGCCTGTCCGGCGAGCTCGACGTCTGGGCCATGGGCGCCGAGGGCGAGGCCCTCCCGGACCTCGTCGCGGGCTTCGAGGAGGCATACCCCGAGGTCACCGTCAACGTCACCCCGGTGCCGTGGGACTCCGCGCACGACAAGTTCGTCAACTCCATCAGCGCCGGCACCACCCCGGACGTCGCCATGATCGGCACCACGTGGATGGGCGAGTTCGCGGGCATGGACGCGCTGGACCCGACGCCCGGGTCGATCGACACGACGAAGTTCTTCGAGGGCGCCCAGGGCACCACCGAGGTGGAGGGCACGTCCTACGGCGTCCCGTGGTACGTCGAGACCCGCATGGTCTACTACCGCTCCGACATCGCCGCCGCGGCCGGCTTCGAGGAGGTCCCGACCGACCAGGCCGGCTTCAAGGAGATGGCCGCCGCCCTGCAGGAGCAGGACGGTGTCGACTGGGGCATCAGCCTGCAGCCGGGCCAGACCGGCTCGTGGCAGACCGTCGTGCCCTTCGCCTGGTCCGGCGGCGCCGAGATCGCCACCGAGGACGCCTACACCCTCGACACCCCCGAGACCGTCGCCGCCGTCGACTACTTCGGCAGCTTCTTCACCGACGAGATCGCCGACGCCAACCCCCCGGAGGGCCAGACCGAGGCGACCTTCACCGACGGCAGCGTCCCGATGTTCATCTCCGGTCCCTGGATGATGAGCATCGTCGAGGACTTCGCCGCCGAGGCGGGCGAGGACAGCTTCGGCGAGATGTATGACGTGGCTCCCGTCCCCGCCGCGGACGGCGGCGAGTCCAGCTCCTTCATCGGCGGTTCCAACCTCGGCGTCTTCGCCGACACCGAGAACCGCGACGCCGCCTGGGCGCTCGTCGACTGGCTGACCCAGCCCGAGACGCAGGTGGAGTGGTACGACATGACCAGCGCGCTCCCGTCCGTGCAGTCCGCCTGGGAGGACCCGGCGCTGACCGAGGACGCCAAGCTCGCGAAGTTCGGCGAGGAGCTCACCACCGCGCAGGCCCCGCCGTCCTTCCCCACCTGGGAGCAGGTCGCGGCCGCCTTCGACGCCGAGATGGAGAAGGTCGCCAAGCAGGGCCTCTCCGGCGAGGAGGCCCTCCAGGCCGCCCAGCAGCAGGCCGACTCGATCGGCACCGGGCAGTAA
- a CDS encoding carbohydrate ABC transporter permease: MSLVTGSRRRDPQGTRDATRSRSSRAPGAAREERAGWLLTLPFLLLFAVFTAWPVIQSVFFSVTDITNRDLRTPFQVNFVAVEQYAKAFGDPVFRQAALNTAYFVLIGVPLTMTVALAAAVALNTGITRFRAVYRLGFYTPVITSIVAVAVVWRFLLHPDSGLVNTVLSWVGIDGPNWLGSTTWAMPSLIAMATWRNFGTAMIIFLAGLQSVPQQLHEAAAIDGANAWQRFRNVTVPILRPTILFVSVTTAIGYLQFFEEPFVMTQGGPLNSTISASMYTYQQFSYGNYGYAAALSYLIFLVIAIVTAVQFRFLSDKED, from the coding sequence ATGAGTCTCGTGACCGGGTCGCGCCGCCGCGACCCCCAGGGCACCCGTGACGCCACGCGGTCCCGTTCCTCGCGCGCCCCTGGTGCGGCGCGCGAGGAACGGGCCGGATGGCTGCTGACGCTGCCCTTCCTGCTGCTCTTCGCCGTCTTCACCGCCTGGCCGGTGATCCAGTCGGTCTTCTTCTCCGTCACCGACATCACCAACCGCGACCTGCGCACGCCCTTCCAGGTCAACTTCGTCGCCGTCGAGCAGTACGCCAAGGCCTTCGGTGACCCGGTCTTCCGGCAGGCGGCGCTCAACACCGCATACTTCGTGCTCATCGGCGTCCCGCTGACGATGACCGTGGCGCTCGCCGCCGCGGTCGCGCTCAACACCGGCATCACCCGCTTCCGCGCGGTCTACCGGCTCGGGTTCTACACGCCGGTCATCACCTCGATCGTCGCCGTGGCCGTCGTCTGGCGCTTCCTGCTGCACCCGGACAGCGGCCTGGTCAACACCGTGCTGTCCTGGGTCGGCATCGACGGGCCCAACTGGCTGGGGTCGACGACGTGGGCGATGCCCTCGCTCATCGCGATGGCGACCTGGCGCAACTTCGGGACGGCGATGATCATCTTCCTCGCCGGGCTCCAGTCGGTGCCGCAGCAGCTGCACGAGGCCGCCGCGATCGACGGCGCCAACGCCTGGCAGCGCTTCCGCAACGTCACCGTGCCGATCCTGCGCCCGACCATCCTCTTCGTCTCGGTCACGACGGCGATCGGCTACCTGCAGTTCTTCGAGGAGCCCTTCGTCATGACCCAGGGTGGCCCGCTCAACAGCACCATCTCGGCGTCGATGTACACCTACCAGCAGTTCAGCTACGGCAACTACGGGTATGCCGCGGCCCTGAGCTACCTCATCTTCCTCGTCATCGCGATCGTCACCGCCGTGCAGTTCCGCTTCCTCTCGGACAAGGAGGACTGA
- a CDS encoding carbohydrate ABC transporter permease has product MTSVGMRSRWWLYLVLTVALLVVITPFIWMVLGSFKTNAELRQIPPTWWPQNPTLDNFRQLFSRLSFGTYFTNSTIVAVVVTAGNLLFCSMVGYALAMLRFRGKKFVFALILGTLMIPGVVTFVPLFVLVANLGLVDTLPGLFLPFLVGPFGVFLMRQFVLGLPKDLVEAARIDGAGEFRIFFQVILPLLTPALATLGILTFLGSWNNFLWPLVVAQTNDTYTLPVALALYSTGQNEQQYGLLMAGATIVVLPVLAVFLIFQRRFIQGIATTGIK; this is encoded by the coding sequence ATGACCTCGGTCGGTATGCGCTCGCGCTGGTGGCTCTACCTCGTCCTCACGGTGGCTCTCCTCGTGGTCATCACCCCCTTCATCTGGATGGTGCTGGGGTCCTTCAAGACCAACGCCGAGCTGCGCCAGATCCCCCCGACGTGGTGGCCGCAGAACCCCACCCTCGACAACTTCCGCCAGCTCTTCAGCAGGCTGTCCTTCGGCACCTACTTCACCAACTCCACGATCGTCGCGGTCGTCGTCACGGCCGGCAACCTGCTCTTCTGCTCGATGGTCGGGTATGCCCTGGCGATGCTGCGCTTCCGCGGCAAGAAGTTCGTCTTCGCCCTCATCCTCGGCACCCTGATGATCCCCGGCGTCGTGACCTTCGTGCCGCTCTTCGTCCTCGTCGCCAACCTCGGTCTGGTCGACACCCTCCCGGGGTTGTTCCTGCCCTTCCTCGTCGGGCCGTTCGGGGTCTTCCTCATGCGGCAGTTCGTCCTCGGGCTCCCCAAGGACCTCGTCGAGGCCGCCCGGATCGACGGCGCGGGCGAGTTCCGCATCTTCTTCCAGGTGATCCTGCCGCTGCTCACCCCTGCCCTGGCGACGCTGGGGATCCTCACCTTCCTCGGCAGCTGGAACAACTTCCTGTGGCCGCTGGTCGTGGCGCAGACCAACGACACCTACACCCTCCCGGTGGCGCTCGCGCTCTACTCCACCGGGCAGAACGAGCAGCAGTACGGCCTGCTCATGGCCGGAGCGACGATCGTCGTCCTGCCGGTCCTGGCCGTCTTCCTCATCTTCCAGCGGCGGTTCATCCAAGGGATTGCCACCACCGGGATCAAGTAG
- a CDS encoding glucoamylase family protein, whose translation MHPFDARHTPLARRTVLAGGLAGGLALGLPTGALAAPRGPGRPGPAPVGTDADTLWRWTRDTWASMVAMTPEDTGLVSDNITGDLATAGVYTSPTNIGGYLWSAVVARDLGIITPGEATRRIRRTLRTLQGMEHHTASGMYFNWYDPRDGSVIYDWPESGDPVVPFVSSVDASWLGAALLVVRNADRANARLAGQLFDRMRFDVFADPTFSKPYLNYGGFYLEEPTRLTAPPRTEARDLIGAGEPVWYTADHHYDTIVSETRITTYLGIIKGQVPPEAYFQAWRTFPPEWTWPEMPPVGQWRTYLGVDVFEGAHDYLGHRTVPGWGGSMFEELMPNVFVPEETWAPDAWGRNHPNHVAVQRAHGLEEYDYWGFSPASHPAGGYAEWGVDALGLNPEGYFSDVERTDRVHGQPEPDYGQGVVTPHAAFLAMMHAPAQSYDNLVAIEADFASYGPGGFYDAVNTSTGQVATRYLSLDQAMILGALGNVLGGGLLQRYFSTGEVERTLRPVLAMEEFGASA comes from the coding sequence ATGCACCCGTTCGACGCACGTCATACCCCCCTCGCCCGCCGCACCGTGCTGGCCGGCGGCCTCGCGGGAGGCCTCGCCCTCGGCCTGCCGACCGGCGCCCTCGCGGCACCCCGCGGACCCGGCCGACCGGGCCCGGCGCCGGTGGGCACCGACGCCGACACCCTCTGGCGCTGGACCCGGGACACCTGGGCCTCGATGGTCGCCATGACCCCCGAGGACACCGGGCTCGTCTCCGACAACATCACCGGTGACCTGGCGACGGCGGGGGTCTACACCTCGCCCACCAACATCGGCGGCTACCTCTGGTCGGCCGTCGTGGCCCGCGACCTCGGCATCATCACACCCGGCGAGGCGACGCGCCGGATTCGCCGGACCCTGCGCACGCTGCAGGGGATGGAGCACCACACCGCGAGCGGGATGTACTTCAACTGGTACGACCCGCGCGACGGCTCGGTGATCTACGACTGGCCCGAGAGCGGCGACCCGGTCGTGCCCTTCGTCTCCAGCGTCGACGCGTCCTGGCTCGGGGCCGCTTTGCTCGTCGTGCGCAACGCCGACCGCGCCAACGCGCGCCTGGCGGGTCAGCTCTTCGACCGGATGCGCTTCGACGTCTTCGCCGACCCGACCTTCTCCAAGCCCTACCTCAACTACGGCGGGTTCTACCTCGAGGAGCCCACGCGCCTCACCGCCCCGCCGCGCACCGAGGCCCGCGACCTCATCGGCGCCGGTGAGCCGGTCTGGTACACCGCCGACCACCACTACGACACGATCGTCTCCGAGACCCGGATCACGACCTACCTCGGCATCATCAAGGGCCAGGTGCCGCCGGAGGCCTACTTCCAGGCGTGGCGGACCTTCCCGCCGGAGTGGACCTGGCCGGAGATGCCCCCGGTGGGGCAGTGGCGCACCTACCTCGGCGTCGACGTCTTCGAGGGCGCGCACGACTACCTCGGCCACCGCACCGTGCCCGGCTGGGGCGGCTCGATGTTCGAGGAGCTCATGCCCAACGTCTTCGTGCCCGAGGAGACCTGGGCGCCGGACGCCTGGGGCCGCAACCACCCCAACCACGTCGCGGTGCAGCGGGCCCACGGGCTGGAGGAGTACGACTACTGGGGCTTCTCGCCCGCGAGCCACCCGGCGGGCGGCTATGCCGAGTGGGGCGTCGACGCCCTCGGGCTCAACCCGGAGGGCTACTTCTCCGACGTCGAGCGCACCGACCGGGTGCACGGGCAGCCGGAGCCGGACTACGGCCAGGGGGTCGTCACCCCGCACGCCGCCTTCCTCGCGATGATGCACGCCCCGGCGCAGTCCTACGACAACCTCGTCGCCATCGAGGCCGACTTCGCCTCCTACGGCCCGGGCGGGTTCTACGACGCGGTCAACACCTCGACCGGCCAGGTCGCGACGCGCTACCTGTCCCTGGACCAGGCGATGATCCTCGGGGCCCTCGGCAACGTGCTCGGCGGTGGGTTGCTGCAGCGCTACTTCAGCACCGGCGAGGTCGAGCGCACCCTGCGCCCGGTGCTCGCCATGGAGGAGTTCGGCGCCAGCGCATGA
- a CDS encoding glycoside hydrolase family 3 protein, with protein sequence MSEIGFSTGPDGVRYRDLNRNGVLDPFEDPRRPAAERVDDLLGRLHLDEKIGLLFHTVIESGPGGSVLDGPGAISKTGTRHVVVDKRVNHFNVHQLGSAGEAARWHNAVQRVAEQTPHGIPVTISTDPRHGFSENAGASFSAGSFSQWPEPLGIGALRDVELCREYAEAVRSEYVAVGIRAALHPTLDLATEPRWARQLHTFGQDPQVVTELGLAFLEGLQRGPLGPGSVACTAKHFPGGGPQADGEDAHFPYGKEQVYPGGRFADHLAPFLPAIEADVAAMMPYYGIPIGLELDGEDVPEVGFGFNRRIVTGLLRDELGYDGVVLTDWELVNDNHVGDQVLPARAWGVEHLDAAGRMELLLEAGCDQFGGEECVEVLAELVASGRVTEERIDVSARRLLLVKMQLGLFDDPFVDEDLADRRVGVESVVASGLAAQAASVTVLADDGGLLPLAGGRRRVYVEGLSAADAAPLGEVVERPEDADLAVIRLAAPHEPRSDLFLEAWFHQGSLDFPPGLPVRLARIREHCPVVVDVTLDRPAVLGPVLEAVDAVVASYGSGGPALVRALQGEARGRLPFDLPRSMEQVRTHHPDQPGLGDPLLPCGHGIPLGARV encoded by the coding sequence ATGAGCGAGATCGGCTTCTCCACCGGACCAGACGGGGTGCGCTACCGCGACCTCAACCGCAACGGCGTCCTCGACCCCTTCGAGGACCCGCGTCGGCCGGCGGCCGAGCGGGTCGACGACCTGCTCGGCCGGCTGCACCTCGACGAGAAGATCGGGCTGCTCTTCCACACCGTCATCGAGTCCGGGCCGGGTGGCAGCGTGCTCGACGGGCCGGGGGCGATCAGCAAGACCGGCACCCGACACGTCGTGGTCGACAAGCGCGTCAACCACTTCAACGTCCACCAGCTCGGGTCGGCCGGCGAGGCCGCCCGCTGGCACAACGCGGTCCAGCGGGTGGCGGAGCAGACGCCGCACGGCATACCTGTCACCATCTCGACCGACCCCCGGCACGGCTTCAGCGAGAACGCCGGCGCGAGCTTCTCGGCCGGCTCCTTCTCCCAGTGGCCCGAGCCGCTGGGCATCGGCGCGCTGCGCGACGTCGAGCTGTGTCGGGAGTATGCCGAGGCGGTCCGCTCGGAGTACGTCGCCGTCGGCATCCGCGCGGCGCTGCACCCGACGCTGGACCTGGCGACGGAACCGCGCTGGGCACGGCAGCTGCATACCTTCGGGCAGGACCCGCAGGTGGTGACCGAGCTGGGGCTGGCCTTCCTCGAGGGACTCCAGCGGGGCCCGCTCGGGCCGGGCAGTGTCGCGTGCACGGCCAAGCACTTCCCCGGCGGCGGGCCGCAGGCGGACGGCGAGGACGCGCACTTCCCGTACGGCAAGGAGCAGGTCTACCCCGGAGGGCGCTTCGCCGACCACCTCGCCCCCTTCCTGCCGGCCATCGAGGCCGACGTGGCGGCGATGATGCCCTACTACGGCATACCGATCGGGCTCGAGCTGGACGGCGAGGACGTGCCCGAGGTCGGCTTCGGCTTCAACCGGCGGATCGTCACCGGCCTGCTGCGCGACGAGCTCGGCTACGACGGTGTCGTCCTCACCGACTGGGAGCTGGTCAACGACAACCACGTCGGCGACCAGGTGCTCCCGGCGCGGGCCTGGGGCGTCGAGCACCTCGACGCCGCCGGCCGGATGGAGCTGCTGCTCGAGGCGGGGTGCGACCAGTTCGGCGGCGAGGAGTGCGTCGAGGTGCTGGCCGAGCTTGTGGCGTCCGGGCGGGTCACCGAGGAGCGGATCGACGTGTCCGCGCGGCGGCTGCTCCTGGTGAAGATGCAGCTCGGCCTCTTCGACGACCCCTTCGTCGACGAGGACCTCGCCGACCGGAGGGTGGGCGTGGAGTCGGTCGTCGCGTCCGGCCTGGCCGCGCAGGCCGCCTCGGTCACGGTGCTCGCCGACGACGGTGGGCTGCTGCCGCTGGCGGGCGGGCGTCGCAGGGTCTACGTCGAGGGGCTCTCGGCGGCGGATGCCGCGCCGCTGGGCGAGGTCGTGGAGCGGCCCGAGGACGCCGATCTCGCCGTCATCCGCCTCGCCGCCCCTCACGAGCCGCGCTCCGACCTCTTCCTGGAGGCGTGGTTCCACCAGGGGTCGCTGGACTTCCCGCCCGGGCTGCCGGTGCGGCTGGCCCGGATCCGGGAGCACTGCCCGGTCGTGGTCGACGTCACCCTCGACCGGCCCGCCGTCCTCGGGCCGGTGCTGGAGGCGGTCGACGCGGTCGTCGCGAGCTACGGCTCCGGCGGGCCGGCGCTGGTCAGGGCGCTGCAGGGCGAGGCCCGGGGCCGGCTGCCCTTCGACCTGCCGCGGTCCATGGAGCAGGTGCGCACCCACCACCCGGACCAACCCGGGCTGGGCGACCCGCTCCTGCCCTGCGGGCACGGCATACCTCTCGGTGCGCGGGTGTGA
- a CDS encoding NAD(P)/FAD-dependent oxidoreductase — MSQSVEVVVVGAGLAGLTCARTLQDHGVGVRVLEAADAVGGRIRTDEVDGFLLDRGFQLLNPAYPMVRSDVDLDALALQPFRAGLACRSDRSDSLLVMADPRREPQLIGQTMRSGKLHPAALGSLARWAAPALRADWALHGDREDVSRRESMDRANFHGPLRRVVDTFLAGVLLEDDGSTSTAFTHLLTRMFATGRPGLPERGMQALPEQLAETLHTPVELGTEVVSVSGGRVRTAGGEDIGADLVVVATGAEAATALTGRPSAGGKGVTTHWYAVEQAPTDLSLLVIDQREKAGPVINTAVMSNAAPSYAPAGRHLVQASSLLRPGQEPVADDVVATQLAGIYGVPTDGWQLLRRDDIRYALPAQPAPLHDREALEVEPGLILAGDHVDTGSIQGAIVSGRRAAEGFLRRRGDRAAPLAAEA; from the coding sequence ATGTCCCAGTCGGTCGAGGTCGTCGTTGTCGGAGCCGGGCTCGCGGGGCTCACCTGTGCCCGCACCCTGCAGGACCACGGGGTGGGGGTGCGCGTGCTCGAGGCGGCTGACGCGGTCGGCGGACGCATCCGCACCGACGAGGTCGACGGATTCCTGCTCGACCGCGGATTCCAGCTGCTCAACCCGGCCTATCCGATGGTCCGCTCCGACGTCGACCTCGACGCGCTGGCGCTGCAGCCCTTCCGCGCGGGCCTGGCCTGCCGCAGCGACCGGTCGGACTCCCTGCTCGTCATGGCCGACCCCCGCCGCGAGCCCCAGCTCATCGGGCAGACGATGCGCTCGGGCAAGCTGCACCCCGCGGCGCTGGGCTCGCTGGCCCGGTGGGCCGCGCCCGCCCTGCGCGCCGACTGGGCCCTGCACGGTGACCGGGAGGACGTCTCGCGCCGCGAGTCCATGGACCGGGCCAACTTCCACGGGCCCCTGCGCCGGGTCGTCGACACCTTCCTGGCCGGGGTGCTCCTCGAGGACGACGGCAGCACCTCCACCGCCTTCACCCACCTGCTCACCCGGATGTTCGCCACCGGCCGACCGGGCCTGCCCGAGCGCGGCATGCAGGCCTTGCCGGAGCAGCTGGCGGAGACACTGCATACCCCTGTCGAGCTCGGCACCGAGGTCGTCTCCGTCAGCGGCGGCCGGGTGCGCACGGCCGGCGGCGAGGACATCGGCGCCGACCTCGTCGTCGTCGCCACGGGAGCCGAGGCGGCGACGGCCCTGACCGGACGCCCGAGTGCCGGGGGCAAGGGCGTGACGACGCACTGGTACGCCGTCGAGCAGGCCCCCACCGACCTGTCGCTGCTCGTCATCGACCAGCGCGAGAAGGCCGGCCCGGTCATCAACACGGCGGTCATGAGCAATGCCGCGCCGTCCTACGCCCCGGCCGGTCGCCACCTCGTGCAGGCCAGCAGCCTGCTGCGCCCCGGCCAGGAGCCGGTCGCCGACGACGTGGTCGCCACCCAGCTCGCGGGGATCTACGGCGTCCCCACCGACGGCTGGCAGCTCCTGCGCCGCGACGACATCAGGTATGCCCTGCCCGCCCAGCCCGCTCCCCTGCACGACCGGGAGGCCCTGGAGGTCGAGCCCGGCCTCATCCTCGCCGGCGACCACGTCGACACCGGGTCGATCCAGGGGGCGATAGTCTCCGGCCGCCGCGCCGCCGAGGGCTTCCTGCGGCGCCGCGGGGACCGGGCGGCACCCCTCGCCGCCGAGGCCTGA